TCAGGATGGTTCACTGCGGCAACGACCATCGACGCCGTAGCATCCATTGCCCTACTCGGACTTACACTGAAGGTTCCGCTGCGGCATGGGGCCGAGGCATTCCGGCACTTAACAGACCGGACCCTGCCCGATGATATGCAGTCCGACATCATGAATATCATCCAGTCAGTCGAGCATAAGATCTACGCTCTGAAAGCAGTGCATACCAGGCAGAGCGGTAAGGACATCTTTATTGAAATTGACATCGTGATGCCGGGGAGCCTCACTCTGAACGAACTCTACAACGTCGAGGAAGAGTTACTTGCCAAAATCAGAAAAAGATTCCCAACGGCAATTCCAAGGGTGTACACAACGCCAAGTGCAATACCTGACCAAGCGCACGGGAAGCCCCCTGACCCTGGTTCTACCGCTTCTTCGTTACCTCAATCTGAACAGTCCGACTAAGAAAACGCTCCTCAGGCGTCTGGTTTGACTCAATTCCCGGAGGTCGTTTATCAGTTGAAATCTCGGTGCACTCCAGAATTATCCTGGTTTTCATTATTCTCTGAATTTCACTACATACAGCGCCGGCACGCCTCTGTGCCAGCTGACGGTTGAAGTCTGCATTTCCCAGCAGATCAGTGAAACCACGAACAACAACCTTCGAGCCTGATGGTATGCCCTTTACAAAGGTTCGGATCTGTTGCAGTGCAGTATTGGTAAGCTCGTCACTCGAAACATCAAATAAAGTTAATGTCAGGCGCTGCAGTTCATCTTCTAAGGTGTCGCGCTGCACGGGCAGCACTACAGTTGCTGCTGCCCTACTGTTTTGTATTCCACGGATGGTGTATTCGAGCATCAGCGGAGTTGAGTCCGACAATTTCTCAACCGAACCGGGTGTTAGTGCATGCACAATTTGAAGGGAGCTTCCGGCTGAGTCAATCGTGAACAGAGGATCTGCGCCCGCCATACCCCGAATTGTCCATCCCGTAACATAGCGTGTACTCGAACCGGATGGGTCCAGAACCAGTAGTGGCGGGTCAACAGTTCGCGTTTCACTGAACTTCCGTTTTGCAACAGGTTCAATAACCGTTAAGTCTGATGTTTCGATTTCCACCCGTCTGTTCTCGCTGTACCCATATTCACTTTGCTCGCGGGTTGCACGTGCCGGAGCGCAGTTACCCGACGTCTCGGCAATATGAATCCGATTCGGATCAACCTTCCAGACCTGCACCAGGTAGTCACGCACCGCCTGTGCACGGTCACGTGCCAGTGAACAGTTCCCTGCCTCGGTTGTGGGATCGGCTGTTCCCCGTAGCGTTATTGTTGCGGTGGGATTACTGTTCAATCGTGAACCAATGATATTCAGAACTTCGCGGTGTACCGCCGTCGTTGTGGGTGGAATGTGATCTACCGAGAATGATGCTGAATTCTGAACCTGGTGGTACCGCGAAGAAAGTGTTACTGCCTGTGATTCAAAGAAAACAACGGGGAGCAGGGGCAATGCTTCCGAAACAAACTGCGTACTCAGCCTGATGGTAAAGGTGTTGTGTTCAGTTCCACCGGCATCCCTGCCACGTGCATGAATTGCAGCTACAAGCTCGGGTTTCTGCGGTTGAACGATGGTGTCAGTTCGGTACAACTTGCTTGTAAAAATGACTTCTTCGTTGGTTACAGCTGTATCCGTTACCATGGTTTCCGCTCCGGCTATTGTGCGCAGCGGCTGGTCGGGTGCTGTGGTAATCACAACTGTATCAATAAATTCCTGGGTACGCCTCTTGATTGGCAGTGGTGGTTCGGGCGCATTTAACGCAAACGAAACCGAGGCTCCCACCCGCGCGATGTTGGCACGCCATGATACCGACTCCACAACGTCGGTAATCCCCATATTCAAAAGTATCTCGGGTGATAAAACCACATCGTGATTTGCTGACATTGGGATATCGAATGCCAAGCCCCCTGTAAGCATCACTGCAGGACTTATCATGGACTGTAGTGCCGCATCTCGGGTCTCGTTCCGCACCCGCATCCCATTTTCAAATGTTCCCAGTCCCGGCATGATCAGGGTTTCCCTCTGGTCGAACTCCCCTCCCACCATGCTTCCAATGCTTGCGCCAAGCAACACCCGAACAGGCTTGGCAACCTTTACATCTGCCAGCAACTCGGCACCAAGAAAGGTGAGACTTGTTTCCAGCGTGTGGCGAGTTACACCATCAACATTACCGCTCACAAGAATCGACTCGTCTGAATCAAATGTGCCGTTCATTGGAAGATAGGTTACACGGGCCTGAAGCCGGATGGCCTTGCTTAACTCCTGACGCAGCGATGCCGAAATCCCAAGCGTACCGGTGAGAGACGAGCCGTATGCCGTACAGCAGGTGGGGGCAAACGGTAACGTGAAGTCACTCCCTTGCGACACAATGCCGCCGTGGACAGAAAAGCCAATCTGGGTTAACAGCACATCGTTGGGCGATACTTCTACCCAGGGCTGCGCCTGCGATGTGATTACGCCAAAACACAGTACAATACAAAGCAACTTCATTGAACAGCCCCCACAATTTCACTGAGCAATCCCGTTGCCGTGGTGATAACAACACCAAGTATCCGGCCTTTACAGTGCTCAGGGAGCTCACAGCTAAACGTGGCACCGTCATGCGCCGTGAGCACCCGGAAATCTTCCCATACAAGGTTGCCGCTCACTGTAAATATCTTTATCGTTACCGGACCCCGTTCGCCAACAGTAACCGTAAGTATCGGATTGCCGGCGGAACCGGACAGGTGTACCGAAAGTGGAAGGCCAACCGGGTTGAACAAGCGCGGCAGGCCACCCGCACGACAAATCCCGGTTACGTACACCGAGTCAGACGTGGTTTCGATATTGATTTCCGGACCATCCCCAATTTGTTTAACATCGTCCCAGCGGATGGATGTAATACTGTCAGTACCAAGCGTAGCCCGGAACAGAAGTTCACCAAACGTGCCGGGCTGCTTCGGTGTCGGAACCGGCTCCAGTGTAAGCATCGTCCGGTTACCGGTCTGCGAGGTTAGTGCCACCGGTATCGAAGTTGAAAGAAGATGGAGAAGTGTGTGATTATACGTCAGGCGTGGCTGCAGACTGTCGATATCCGTCAGGGTTAAAAAATCCCCAGCTGTTAGCTGAAGCTGAACCGAAATGTTGGCTCCGATTTCTGCAGTGCCTCCGGTTGCATGAAGTTTTGCTACCGTACGCGGAGGATGTGCAATCGAGAAATTGCTGCATGTATCACCCTGCAGGATTTTATTCCGGACTCGCCAAACAACAGCACTTCCGTCAACCGACGTTGTAAGAACCTGTTCGTCATTCGGACTCCAGTGCACCGAGGTAACCGCCGCCCTGTGCTGCATACGCATTGGCGGGTGAACCCCGTCCATCCAGAAAATATGGGCCGCGTTATCGGTACCGCAGGCAGCAATCATATCACCCGAAGCAGACCATTCAACGTGCAGTACCGAACCGCGAATTCCGTAAAACTGATGCAGCAGATTTCCAGAGTCGGCATCCCAGACCGTTACCGAACTGTCACTCATTCCTACGGCCAGCATGGTTCCATCGGGGGAGTACGCAACAGAGCGGACGCCTTCCTTGGGATCGGAGCCCTGCCACAGCTCTGTGCCTGAAAAGGCATTCCATACGCGGACAGTGGCATCCCCGCCAACAGTGGCAACGTTCTTCTCATCGTTAGAGAACTCACCCTGAAGAACGCCCAGTTGGTGTCCTGAAAACACTACCGGCGCACCGCCGCCTGGCATTGGATGAATCCGCGCATCATCGGCGCATACCAGAACTCTGCTGCCGTCGGTATCAAAACATGCATCCAGAATGTTGGTTGTTGACGGTATGGTACGTACAGGTGCTGCTGACGGGAGGTCGAAGAGCCGAATCCTGTTATCAGCCGACATTGTTAAACATCGTGAACTGTTTGAATGCAGCTGGATTTTTGTAACCGGCTGCGGGTGACGCAGCGTGGCCTCCACCGAGTTATCGGCAGTACGAAAGCTTATTACACCGGCATCGTTTGTTGAAGCAATAATCCTAACCGAGTCAGCACTCCAGGCTACATCGGTATAGGGAGTAACTGTACCCGGAAGCGACACCAGCGGCACCGAACCGCCCACTCCGGGGTCCCAGATGTGAGGCTCGTTGGCAACCGTCACAATGCGGTCAGAGCCTGGTCCCCACGCTCCACCCTTTACAATCCCGGTATGTCCGGTATAGATGACCACATCGGCGGGGCTTATCGGCGCCACCTCCGTTACCCGTATGCGATAGGTGGACGCAGGCGGAAGGTCTGACACATTCCACGTGTAAGAAAGCCCCCTTACGGAATCAGTAATCAGATACCACTGCAGACTACCTGTATTGTACTCAAGTCTCACCGGCAGTGTGTCGGCAACACCTGCCCACCGTATTGTTATCAGTGTATCACGGTTTGTATAATAAATCTCACCGCCTGCCGGAGATGTTAGCTGAAGGCTGCCGCTTTGTGCAACAACGGGTACGGTGAACACACACCCGATCCCAATAATAAATAGTATTATTGCTTGCGCAATAGTTTTCCTCAATGTACACCTCCACACAACAGTTGTACAATGCACGTTGCTTAAAAACCATCGCCGGCATTACTGAAGGTGTTCGGATTAATCATCGGATTCAGGAAGGTTGCATTCTCTTTCTTGTAGTACAACTTCACATCGCCTGTTGGTCCGTTCCGTTGTTTACCAATGATAATCTCCGCCATATTCTCATTTGCCGGATCGTCGGTTGCACCGTCGGGACTACGGAAGTAATCGGGGCGGTGTATAAACATAACAACATCTGCGTCTTGTTCAATCGAACCTGAGTCGCGAAGGTCAGACAAAATCGGACGCTTATCGCTGCGTGCCTCCAGTGACCTGTTTAGCTGCGAGAGTGCAATTACGGGAATATCAAGTTCCTTGGCAACAGCCTTGAGGGTATGACTGATCATTGAGATTTCGCGTTCTCTGCTTTCGGCTTTCTGAACATGCATCAACTGCATATAGTCAACAAAAACAACATCAATGTTGTGCTCGCTCTTCATTCGGCGGCATTTAGCCCGGAACTCTACCGGTGTGAGTCCGGCACTGTCGTCGATATACATCCTGCTGTCCTTAAGCCTATCCAGCCTGTTCACCAGGGTTCGGCGCTGTAACTCGGTAAGCCTCCCGCTCCGCAGTGTATGCAAACCAATTTCGGTTTCGGCGCTGATCAGGCGCAGAACAATCTGGTGGGCAGCCATTTCAAGGGAGAAAATGCCAACTGCTTTTCCTTCGCGCGCTGCATTTCGGGCCAGTGACAGTGCAAATGCAGTCTTACCCATGGAGGGGCGGGCCGCAATGATAATCAAATCGCTCTTCTGAAAGCCTGACAGCATTTCGTCGAGCTGGGTATAGCCCGTGGGAACGCCCGTGATGCCTGACCCACTGCCGTCGGCCATCACCAGGATACGTTCTACGGCATGCTTCGTAAGCCGGTGCATATCAGCGTACGACCGTCGGGTCCGGCGTTCTGCAACTTCAAAGATGCGCTGTTCGGCACGGTCAACTTCTTCCAGGGCATCGGTGGTATCGTCATACGCATCGTTAATGATGGACGACGAGACCCAAATAAGTTTACGTTTTAGAAATCGTTCCAGGACAATTCTGGCATGGTGTTCAACATTGGCTGCCGAAACAGTCTGCAGCGAAATCTCGGTCAGCGGCAGGGTTCCACCTACCACTTCAAGCAAGCCTGCCCGCTGAAGCTCGTTGCTCAGTGTGATCAGGTCAATGGTAACGCCGCGCTCGAACATTGTAAGCATGGTTTTAAAAATCACTGCATGCCGCTCGTGGTAGAAACAGTCGGCATCCAGGATTTCAAGCACTCTGCCTACCGCCTCACGGTCTATCATCATGGCGCCGAGCACAGCAATCTCGGCTTCGGTAGAATGTGGTGGCACGCGTCCGCCCGATGGCTCGAGTGGAAGTACGCGTAATCGTTGAGGTTGTTCAGGAGTTGGAGTGGTTCCCATGGAATCCGGTCAGTGAGAAATAAAAGTTTGACGTTGTGCAGGCATCGGCAGTTCACACCGGTGCATTGCCAACACTGCAACCTACACAATACCGGAGATAGTGTACAAGTAAACTCACCATCCAGTTATCACATAGTTATTCAGTGCTATGCACAATTTATCAACGTCATTTTTTTATGCCAGCAAATGCTATTGGTAGGGGGCTACGGTATCACAATTTCGCGGTTCAGCGAGGCACTCGCATACAGAGCATCAATAATGCGCATGCGCTCCACGGCATCGCTGATTGAGCTTACCGGCGGAATAATCCCCTGGATAGCAGAGACGAAGTGGCGCAGCTCCGCCTCGTACGATTTGCGGTACAGAGACTGCTGGTGCCGGGTGGGCGCCGGATGGGTGGTGCTGAACGTGGCCCCGTCCTTCTTTACCAGCTTAAACGGATTCATGTACACGCTACCCTTTTTCCCAAAAACATTGCAGTAATACAGATCTTCCGTACGCATGAGTGACCAGCTGGCTTCAATTGTAGCAACGGCACCGTCCTGAAATTGAAGCATTGCAATGGCAATATCTTCAACTGCCTTGGTTTCCTGGTTAAACGTGCTAGCCGTAACGCTGCGTACCTTGCTGAAGTCCAGCACATGCAAGATCAGGTCAACAACACTCACTCCCAAATCCATGAGTACACCACCGCCACTCTTGTCAGAACTTGCCATCCATCGTGAGTCATTGCTCCGCTGTTTTACCCAGCCTGCCTTGATATAGAAGAGCTTACCAATTTCGCCGCGGTCAATAGCATTTTTCATCATCGCTACGTCCTGACGGAACCGGTGGTTCATACCAACCATCACCATTGTTCCGGCTGCGTCGGCAGCCATTTTAATCTGTACAGTCTCATCCATGGTGCGTGCCGCCGGACGTTCAATAAAAACGGCCTTGCCGGCAGCAATGCTTTCCAGTGCATGCTCGCAGTGTGCGTCGGTACTGCTTGTAATAACCACACCGTGAATATCCGGCAACTTCAGGGCTTCGGTGAGTGATCGGAATGCATACGGTATGGCGTGCTTTTCGGCAACCAGTTTTGCTTTGGCGATTTGCCTGTCAACAATTGCCTGCACCTTTACCTTGGGCATTTCTGTTAACACAGGCAGATGGATGCTTTGTGCAATGTTTCCGGCACCAACAAGTATAACGTTAACCATAACAAGCGGTGTAAGTGTGGGTTGTGGAAGTAATCCGTTGCCAATTGCTCAAGGCAATCTTCATACCAGCTTCAGTATGGCCTGCATCACCTGGTTGGGAGTAGTCATCAGCATGCACTTAAAGTGCTTTTGCGGACATCGCTGCCGGCCAATATGGCTGCAGGGTCTGCAGCGAATATTGTACTCAACAATGTGATAACGCACACCATAGGGGGTAAAACCAAGTTCACGAACGCTGCTGCCGAAAATTGCAATGGTTGGTATTCTGCGGGCTGCGGCCATGTGCATGACTGCGCTGTCATTACCAACCAACACATCACAGGCGTCTAACGCCCGAACGGTTGCATCGAGTGTTGTTGCGCCGTCAGCACGCTGCACGGGTACACCTGCTACGTTCGCAACCCGGTTACACGCGTCAGTATCCGCTGTGCCTCCCACCAGCATAACACGGGCACCCATCCGAACAAGCTGCGCACACAACTGCCCATAGCTTTCGGCAGGCCAGCGTTTGGTAAAGTGGCGGGCTCCGGGCGAGATGCCAATCTGCAATCCCTCAAGAGTGCCGGTTGCCGGCTGTTCACCATGCATGCGCCTGGAAGGGTCGGGCTTGTACACACCGGATGCGCGTTCTTCGGGAAGCCAGAGTTCAGGACCATCTGTGTCTAAGGCCAGCGGGTAGTTGGCAAGCGCCATTCTGTAACGGTCAATAACGTGGGTGGTTGCCGACGGGAATTTTTTAAGCCAGACCATTGCCAGTTTCTGCATTCTGAACTTTGGGTACTTGACGGTATGCATGCCCAGCCCATGCCGTACGGCGGTGCTTGCAACATTGTTCTGCAGGTCAACAACCAGGTCGTACCGCCCTCCGGGAACCGTGTCAAGCATAGCCAGCTTCCAGTTATCCATGTCACTGTCGGCCGTTACACTGGGCGCAACATTCCATACGCGACGCACCCGGGGATTGCTGGTGTACACCATGCCGTACTGCTCGCGTACTGCTACATCGATGATTGCATCCGGATAGGTACGCTGCAACTGTCTGATCACCGGTGTTGCTAATATGACGTCGCCGAGTGAGCTGAGCCGGATAACCAGAATTGACTCCGGTGCAGGGTCCGGATTTGTATTGGTACCGTTCATTGTGCGAAATTGCAACATTGTTCAACGATCACATACCTTACATCAGGCTTTTATGCGATTTTCCGTAGATCATGATGGCGAGCTTGTCATCTTTACCATCAAAGAACCGTTGCTGGACAGTTCGATTGCCGCCGAAGTAAAACACGAGCTGCTGATTATCTGTCAGCCCGAAGTGAAGGCCCTGGTCATCGATCTGTCCAGGGTGCAACTGTGCGATACGCAGGGTCTCTCGGCGCTCCTGTTAGCCAACCGGCAGATGAACGAGAACGAAGGATTCCTGATTCTGGTTGGCGTGCAAGGACAGGTTAAGTCACTGATTGACATTTCACGGTTGTCAGACAAGCTGGAAATCAGAGATACGGTACAAGATGCCGTCCAATGGCTGTCCGAGGAATGATCCCAAGCCCCTTCCCGCTTCATAAATAAAGTTTATAAAAAAAAGCCCCGTTGGTAAGGGGCTTTACATTGCGCTACGATGTTGGGGTTACACTGCTACCGTTCTTCCTTGGGAGGCAGCGGCAGGGAGCCGGGGATACCCATCAGCGGGAAATCCTTGCGTAAGGGATATAACTGTTCACTGTTCTCATCCATAAAATCCTCCGGCATGTAAAACCGGCGGAGGTCGGGGTGACCGTCAAAGATCACGCCGTACATGTCGTACGTTTCACGCTCGTACCAGTTGGCGCTTTCCCATATTTCCACAGCCGTTGGCAGGTGCATACGGTCATCGCGGACGCGTACTTTAACCCGTACACGGGTTTTATGGATGAGCGAGGTAAGAAAGTACACAACGTCATACCGGTCTGGTGATGTGTTTTTGTCAACCGCCGTAATGTCCACCAGCATATTCATTGCCGTTGCCGGTGAATCGCGCAATTCGGTTAACACGTCAATCAGCGAATCGGTATCAACAAACATGGTTAAGTCACCATGATGCTCTACTGCTTCTGCTTTGGGATACACGGCACGAACCGTTGAAATGATTGTGCTAAAAGCGTTTTCCATTGGTCTGTTTGTTGTAAAACTGTTCGTAGGTTCTGTAACGAAAGGTTAAATATAGGGTAAACGCAGGTGTTACTGCTCCGGAAAGGGCTTGGGAACCGGGGTATGGCTATATGCCCATCGCACGGTGCATGTCGTCACCGTAGTCCGACAGTATTTCGTCACCCTTCTTTATCGGCCGTATTGCAACCAGCCAGACTTCGTCCTTCTCATCATCGGCAACGTATTCAACATTTGGTTTTTTGCCTGAGCCATGGTAGTCACAGGCATACCTGGCAACACCTGAGTCACTGCGGCATGCGTCAATAACACGCTTACTGTCCAACTCCACGCCGTACGATCCCATGGCATCATCGCTGTAGCGTTTATCATATTCTTCAACGGAGATTATCTCGCCGCTGTACTGCGCTACGTAGTCACCGGTTTTAAAGCTCTTTTCGGCAAAGAGGCCCAGACCGGCATTGGGGATTTGGCTTTTGCGGACGCTAACGCCCAGCACCATCCGGGTGTGTTGAGCGCAGTATGGATGGGTGATGGTGGTTTTGCGCTGACAGCGTCCGTTCCTGCCTTTGTACGAACAACGGGCCGTAACCTGGATTGCATGTTTGTTCATAGGGTGCGAAAATAGAAGATTGTCGGCGATCCCCAACACAACACATCACAATATCGACATTAAACTAAAGGGCTATTGTGGTATATACCCACAGGTTGCGTCCGGCCTGCATAAAGACTGTTGGCACAGGCTGCCCCTGCGAATAATCCACGCCGCCATTGGTAGTGTACGGCCGATTACCAATGTTATTCATCCGAATACCAAGCTGTACTCTCCGGTAGTTCAGGCGCAGCGCAGCGTCGGCAATCGTAAATCCGTCAAGCATCAGATTTGGTGCGTTGGTGAGCTCCAGAAACGAAGAGCTAACCGTTCTCAGGCCAACGTCAAATCCCAGCCATTCAGCAGGATCCCACTGCAACTGCGCAGTCCCCTGCACGTGGGGTGTGAGTACTGCTTCGACATTGCTGACGGTTTTTTGCGCCGATACCAGATAAACATTTTTAATGTTTGACTTCATCACCGTGGCATTGAGCAAAAGGGTCAGACTACTGCGGAGCTTCCAGCGGAGGTCGGCTTCAACGCCGTACCGTGAGCTCGAGGCAACATTGGTTCGAAGCTGCACAAAATACTGGTCAATGTATTCCCCGACGGGAGCAATTTCGTCGGTAAACTTCATGTAAAATCCGTTAAGGTTCAGCGATATATTAGGCAGCGCCGAAAACAACCGGCCTGTAAACCGTGTGCCCAGCTCGGCATCCACAACATACTCGGGGCGGACGGTATTGGGTTGGAGTAAAACCGGGAGGTTGGCTTCGGTAATCTGGGTTCCTCCAAGCAGATCAAAGCGGGTTGGTTCTCTGCCGGTACTGCCTACGGAAGTGTACACGCCAACGTGGTCCGAAAGCTGAAGGTTGAGTCCAACACGCGGATTTACAAACAACCAGATATGCGCCGGGATCTTGGTGTCTTGTGGCACAGTGCGCATATCCGGCCTGAAGTCAAGCCGTGCATAGCGGATCTGCAGGTCGGCCTGCAGAGTTGCCTGGGGATAATCATCGGTACTGCCAATAGTCCACGCTGCTTTTACAAAGGCAGCAAGCTCCCTCTTGGTTGTACTGTCATCGTAATAGGGACGATTATCGAATGGCACTACCGTTTCCCAGTTCCGACGGGTAAAGATGTAGGTATGCACACCGCCGCTAACTGAAACGTTGGGCAACACGTCCCAAAGTGAGAGCGTACCCAACACGCCATAATGCCTGTTTTCAAGCGGATAGTTAATCTGAGTAAGGTTACCTGCTGCATCGGCAAAGCCGGTGTAGTAGTCCCCGCCGGCACCTCCTGCATACACCATCACACTTGAAGCCGCCTTATCGTCAAAAGCATGGGTCCACTCGGCTTGCATCAGGTACTGTCCGAAATTATCATGATCGTTACTATCGTTC
This is a stretch of genomic DNA from Ignavibacteria bacterium. It encodes these proteins:
- a CDS encoding OmpA family protein — translated: MKLLCIVLCFGVITSQAQPWVEVSPNDVLLTQIGFSVHGGIVSQGSDFTLPFAPTCCTAYGSSLTGTLGISASLRQELSKAIRLQARVTYLPMNGTFDSDESILVSGNVDGVTRHTLETSLTFLGAELLADVKVAKPVRVLLGASIGSMVGGEFDQRETLIMPGLGTFENGMRVRNETRDAALQSMISPAVMLTGGLAFDIPMSANHDVVLSPEILLNMGITDVVESVSWRANIARVGASVSFALNAPEPPLPIKRRTQEFIDTVVITTAPDQPLRTIAGAETMVTDTAVTNEEVIFTSKLYRTDTIVQPQKPELVAAIHARGRDAGGTEHNTFTIRLSTQFVSEALPLLPVVFFESQAVTLSSRYHQVQNSASFSVDHIPPTTTAVHREVLNIIGSRLNSNPTATITLRGTADPTTEAGNCSLARDRAQAVRDYLVQVWKVDPNRIHIAETSGNCAPARATREQSEYGYSENRRVEIETSDLTVIEPVAKRKFSETRTVDPPLLVLDPSGSSTRYVTGWTIRGMAGADPLFTIDSAGSSLQIVHALTPGSVEKLSDSTPLMLEYTIRGIQNSRAAATVVLPVQRDTLEDELQRLTLTLFDVSSDELTNTALQQIRTFVKGIPSGSKVVVRGFTDLLGNADFNRQLAQRRAGAVCSEIQRIMKTRIILECTEISTDKRPPGIESNQTPEERFLSRTVQIEVTKKR
- a CDS encoding WD40 repeat domain-containing protein, whose amino-acid sequence is MRKTIAQAIILFIIGIGCVFTVPVVAQSGSLQLTSPAGGEIYYTNRDTLITIRWAGVADTLPVRLEYNTGSLQWYLITDSVRGLSYTWNVSDLPPASTYRIRVTEVAPISPADVVIYTGHTGIVKGGAWGPGSDRIVTVANEPHIWDPGVGGSVPLVSLPGTVTPYTDVAWSADSVRIIASTNDAGVISFRTADNSVEATLRHPQPVTKIQLHSNSSRCLTMSADNRIRLFDLPSAAPVRTIPSTTNILDACFDTDGSRVLVCADDARIHPMPGGGAPVVFSGHQLGVLQGEFSNDEKNVATVGGDATVRVWNAFSGTELWQGSDPKEGVRSVAYSPDGTMLAVGMSDSSVTVWDADSGNLLHQFYGIRGSVLHVEWSASGDMIAACGTDNAAHIFWMDGVHPPMRMQHRAAVTSVHWSPNDEQVLTTSVDGSAVVWRVRNKILQGDTCSNFSIAHPPRTVAKLHATGGTAEIGANISVQLQLTAGDFLTLTDIDSLQPRLTYNHTLLHLLSTSIPVALTSQTGNRTMLTLEPVPTPKQPGTFGELLFRATLGTDSITSIRWDDVKQIGDGPEINIETTSDSVYVTGICRAGGLPRLFNPVGLPLSVHLSGSAGNPILTVTVGERGPVTIKIFTVSGNLVWEDFRVLTAHDGATFSCELPEHCKGRILGVVITTATGLLSEIVGAVQ
- a CDS encoding Gfo/Idh/MocA family oxidoreductase, which codes for MVNVILVGAGNIAQSIHLPVLTEMPKVKVQAIVDRQIAKAKLVAEKHAIPYAFRSLTEALKLPDIHGVVITSSTDAHCEHALESIAAGKAVFIERPAARTMDETVQIKMAADAAGTMVMVGMNHRFRQDVAMMKNAIDRGEIGKLFYIKAGWVKQRSNDSRWMASSDKSGGGVLMDLGVSVVDLILHVLDFSKVRSVTASTFNQETKAVEDIAIAMLQFQDGAVATIEASWSLMRTEDLYYCNVFGKKGSVYMNPFKLVKKDGATFSTTHPAPTRHQQSLYRKSYEAELRHFVSAIQGIIPPVSSISDAVERMRIIDALYASASLNREIVIP
- a CDS encoding NADH-quinone oxidoreductase subunit C; its protein translation is MENAFSTIISTVRAVYPKAEAVEHHGDLTMFVDTDSLIDVLTELRDSPATAMNMLVDITAVDKNTSPDRYDVVYFLTSLIHKTRVRVKVRVRDDRMHLPTAVEIWESANWYERETYDMYGVIFDGHPDLRRFYMPEDFMDENSEQLYPLRKDFPLMGIPGSLPLPPKEER
- a CDS encoding TonB-dependent receptor plug domain-containing protein, encoding MTNQILVLLLCASCLYAQTDPDTTRIRTVLSKAVVVSSVRAAPEAPITHATVDSATLSRTMVGQDAQFVLEQTVPGIVAYSESGTGFSNYGSFRLRGIDQTRVNVTLNGVPLNDMIDQGVFFSNITDLLNGMHSVQVQRGVGTSANGTASFAGSVSIESDMPMPRKPGAIMQLTSGSYNLLRGSATVNSGDLGNGIAASVKLGAFTTQGYRYNTASTGYNGMAGISAVQGSEIFRFLAVGGTIGNQLAYLPVPKPLADIDPRTNVNDSNDHDNFGQYLMQAEWTHAFDDKAASSVMVYAGGAGGDYYTGFADAAGNLTQINYPLENRHYGVLGTLSLWDVLPNVSVSGGVHTYIFTRRNWETVVPFDNRPYYDDSTTKRELAAFVKAAWTIGSTDDYPQATLQADLQIRYARLDFRPDMRTVPQDTKIPAHIWLFVNPRVGLNLQLSDHVGVYTSVGSTGREPTRFDLLGGTQITEANLPVLLQPNTVRPEYVVDAELGTRFTGRLFSALPNISLNLNGFYMKFTDEIAPVGEYIDQYFVQLRTNVASSSRYGVEADLRWKLRSSLTLLLNATVMKSNIKNVYLVSAQKTVSNVEAVLTPHVQGTAQLQWDPAEWLGFDVGLRTVSSSFLELTNAPNLMLDGFTIADAALRLNYRRVQLGIRMNNIGNRPYTTNGGVDYSQGQPVPTVFMQAGRNLWVYTTIAL
- a CDS encoding STAS domain-containing protein, with the translated sequence MRFSVDHDGELVIFTIKEPLLDSSIAAEVKHELLIICQPEVKALVIDLSRVQLCDTQGLSALLLANRQMNENEGFLILVGVQGQVKSLIDISRLSDKLEIRDTVQDAVQWLSEE
- a CDS encoding SET domain-containing protein, whose translation is MNKHAIQVTARCSYKGRNGRCQRKTTITHPYCAQHTRMVLGVSVRKSQIPNAGLGLFAEKSFKTGDYVAQYSGEIISVEEYDKRYSDDAMGSYGVELDSKRVIDACRSDSGVARYACDYHGSGKKPNVEYVADDEKDEVWLVAIRPIKKGDEILSDYGDDMHRAMGI
- the dnaB gene encoding replicative DNA helicase; translation: MGTTPTPEQPQRLRVLPLEPSGGRVPPHSTEAEIAVLGAMMIDREAVGRVLEILDADCFYHERHAVIFKTMLTMFERGVTIDLITLSNELQRAGLLEVVGGTLPLTEISLQTVSAANVEHHARIVLERFLKRKLIWVSSSIINDAYDDTTDALEEVDRAEQRIFEVAERRTRRSYADMHRLTKHAVERILVMADGSGSGITGVPTGYTQLDEMLSGFQKSDLIIIAARPSMGKTAFALSLARNAAREGKAVGIFSLEMAAHQIVLRLISAETEIGLHTLRSGRLTELQRRTLVNRLDRLKDSRMYIDDSAGLTPVEFRAKCRRMKSEHNIDVVFVDYMQLMHVQKAESREREISMISHTLKAVAKELDIPVIALSQLNRSLEARSDKRPILSDLRDSGSIEQDADVVMFIHRPDYFRSPDGATDDPANENMAEIIIGKQRNGPTGDVKLYYKKENATFLNPMINPNTFSNAGDGF
- a CDS encoding glycosyltransferase family 9 protein, coding for MNGTNTNPDPAPESILVIRLSSLGDVILATPVIRQLQRTYPDAIIDVAVREQYGMVYTSNPRVRRVWNVAPSVTADSDMDNWKLAMLDTVPGGRYDLVVDLQNNVASTAVRHGLGMHTVKYPKFRMQKLAMVWLKKFPSATTHVIDRYRMALANYPLALDTDGPELWLPEERASGVYKPDPSRRMHGEQPATGTLEGLQIGISPGARHFTKRWPAESYGQLCAQLVRMGARVMLVGGTADTDACNRVANVAGVPVQRADGATTLDATVRALDACDVLVGNDSAVMHMAAARRIPTIAIFGSSVRELGFTPYGVRYHIVEYNIRCRPCSHIGRQRCPQKHFKCMLMTTPNQVMQAILKLV